A stretch of the Janthinobacterium sp. B9-8 genome encodes the following:
- a CDS encoding DUF2065 domain-containing protein → MIDSLILAFALMLIFEGIMPFAFPSVWRSTMQKIADLDDFKIRLIGLGCLLAGLVFALFAR, encoded by the coding sequence GTGATTGATTCATTAATTTTAGCTTTTGCATTGATGCTTATTTTTGAAGGAATCATGCCATTTGCCTTTCCTTCTGTGTGGCGTAGTACAATGCAAAAAATAGCAGACTTAGATGATTTTAAAATTCGTCTCATTGGTCTGGGGTGTTTGCTAGCAGGTTTGGTGTTTGCGCTGTTTGCTCGCTAG
- the hflK gene encoding FtsH protease activity modulator HflK, with protein sequence MSQNDPQWGGRRNGPPDLDEIIRNITSKISRLLGGDGAPQSGGNGRGAGAAVVVAVAVAVLWAASGFYVVDERENAVIMRFGRYVETVEKPGLHWHLPWPVESREIVNMTEIRSLEVGTPGGEGRAGDESMMLTGDQNILEVRLEVQYNLKSAHDFVFFNRTTDRDAKDLVKQIAQTAIREVVGKNKVDYVLNEGRGKIGEDTKEIVQSLLDRYGVGVAVSRVNISDVQPPDQVQAAFSDAVKARQDKARLINEGTAYANDVIPKAGGMAARLSEESEGYRSRVVSQAEGDASRFKQVATEYAKAPQVTRDRMYFDTMQQVFQNTTKLLIDQKSNGNLLYLPLDKLMQMSVPAASAAPAATDAVKAAEAAVATDAAVNRNVRATVRDGR encoded by the coding sequence ATGAGTCAAAATGACCCGCAATGGGGTGGTCGCCGTAATGGCCCACCTGATCTGGATGAAATTATTCGCAATATCACAAGCAAAATATCCCGTCTCTTAGGCGGTGATGGCGCGCCCCAGTCTGGTGGCAATGGGCGCGGTGCGGGTGCTGCTGTGGTGGTCGCGGTTGCTGTCGCTGTGCTTTGGGCGGCCTCCGGATTTTACGTGGTAGACGAGCGGGAAAACGCAGTGATTATGCGCTTTGGCCGTTATGTAGAAACGGTAGAGAAGCCAGGTCTGCATTGGCATTTGCCGTGGCCGGTTGAATCACGCGAAATTGTCAATATGACAGAAATTCGCAGCTTAGAAGTAGGAACCCCAGGGGGCGAAGGCCGTGCAGGGGACGAGTCTATGATGCTGACCGGGGATCAAAATATCCTCGAAGTGCGTCTGGAAGTGCAATACAACTTGAAATCTGCTCATGATTTTGTGTTCTTTAATCGCACAACAGATCGTGATGCTAAAGATTTGGTGAAACAAATTGCACAAACTGCAATTCGTGAAGTGGTAGGTAAGAATAAAGTTGATTACGTACTGAATGAAGGCCGCGGTAAAATTGGTGAAGATACCAAGGAAATCGTGCAAAGCCTGCTTGATCGCTATGGCGTAGGTGTTGCTGTTTCTCGTGTGAACATCTCCGATGTGCAGCCGCCCGATCAGGTGCAAGCGGCATTCTCTGATGCGGTCAAAGCGCGTCAGGATAAAGCGCGGTTGATTAACGAAGGTACGGCTTATGCAAATGATGTGATTCCTAAGGCGGGCGGTATGGCTGCACGTCTTTCAGAAGAATCTGAAGGTTATCGCTCACGCGTTGTTTCTCAAGCAGAAGGTGATGCATCTCGCTTTAAGCAGGTTGCCACTGAATATGCAAAAGCACCACAAGTGACGCGGGACCGGATGTACTTCGATACCATGCAGCAGGTCTTCCAAAACACGACCAAATTGCTGATCGATCAAAAATCGAATGGCAATCTGCTCTACTTGCCTTTGGATAAATTGATGCAAATGAGCGTACCTGCTGCATCTGCCGCACCTGCTGCCACGGATGCAGTTAAAGCCGCTGAAGCAGCCGTAGCAACGGATGCCGCTGTTAATCGTAATGTTCGCGCCACCGTGCGCGACGGCCGCTAA
- a CDS encoding YfgM family protein encodes MAFDLQEQEQIAEFKAWWDGWGKLIAVGLLAVLVAYAGWKGWNAHLESQSAKAGVLYAELDKLAEAKDVAKMKVAVESLKKDYASSAYAPRAALLLAKASVEANDVAAASAQLQWVISHAKEAGLRDIARLRLAVVQLDQKKFDDALATLKSNEETSFAGLFFEAKGDVLLIKGDKTAAREAYKQAVAKLPKDAPNVKFVEVKLEALGNS; translated from the coding sequence ATGGCTTTCGATCTACAAGAACAAGAACAAATTGCTGAATTCAAAGCATGGTGGGATGGTTGGGGCAAGTTGATTGCCGTGGGCTTGCTTGCTGTTCTAGTGGCTTATGCAGGGTGGAAAGGCTGGAATGCGCATTTAGAATCCCAGTCTGCTAAGGCGGGTGTGCTGTATGCAGAGCTGGATAAGCTGGCTGAGGCAAAAGATGTGGCCAAAATGAAAGTTGCGGTTGAATCTTTGAAGAAAGACTACGCCAGCTCGGCGTATGCACCCCGCGCGGCCTTACTGCTAGCTAAAGCCAGTGTTGAAGCCAATGATGTAGCGGCCGCAAGCGCTCAGTTGCAATGGGTTATCAGTCATGCCAAAGAAGCAGGCTTGCGTGATATTGCCCGTTTACGTTTGGCGGTGGTGCAATTGGATCAGAAAAAATTTGACGATGCTTTGGCTACCCTAAAATCGAATGAAGAAACCAGCTTTGCGGGTTTATTCTTTGAAGCCAAGGGCGATGTATTGCTCATCAAAGGTGATAAAACAGCTGCGCGTGAAGCCTATAAGCAAGCCGTGGCTAAACTGCCAAAAGACGCACCTAACGTGAAGTTTGTGGAAGTGAAACTGGAAGCACTGGGGAACTCTTAA
- the hfq gene encoding RNA chaperone Hfq translates to MSTKGQMLQDPFLNVLRKEHVPVYIYLVNGIKLQGQIESFDQYVVLLRNNVTQMVYKHAISTVVPSRPVSIPHEHAGQLPPVSDVVVDA, encoded by the coding sequence ATGAGCACTAAGGGGCAAATGTTGCAAGACCCATTCTTGAATGTACTGCGTAAAGAGCATGTGCCTGTTTACATTTATCTTGTGAATGGGATTAAGTTGCAGGGGCAAATTGAGTCTTTTGATCAATACGTGGTTTTACTAAGGAATAATGTGACGCAGATGGTATATAAGCACGCCATTTCAACGGTCGTTCCTTCACGTCCGGTATCTATTCCGCATGAGCACGCAGGCCAGTTGCCGCCTGTAAGTGATGTTGTGGTTGATGCCTAA
- the hflX gene encoding GTPase HflX, whose amino-acid sequence MFERHKGGDRAILVCLDFGELDYQDGVEEFVQLVESAGANILATVEGKRSRPDRAYFAGTGKVQEIAEIVRAHEAELVIFNHQLSPSQERNLEKVLQCRVVDRTTLILDIFAQRARTAEGKLQVELAQLSHISTRLIRGWTHLERQKGGIGMRGPGESQLETDRRLLGTRVKRLKDQLATVQKQRATQRRSRERNRQFSVAIVGYTNAGKSSLFNALTKSKIYVADQLFATLDTTSRKLYLDPENSIVLSDTVGFIRQLPHTLVAAFHATLEETIQADLLLHVVDINHPLRDMQIIEVNKVLSEIGAERIPQLMVNNKIDLRDMPASVDHDEYGRICAVRLSATQGIGLDALRAALLEALSHPLKTAELTNESK is encoded by the coding sequence ATGTTTGAACGCCATAAGGGTGGAGACAGGGCCATCTTGGTTTGCCTTGATTTTGGTGAGCTTGATTATCAGGATGGTGTTGAAGAATTCGTTCAGCTGGTAGAAAGTGCAGGTGCAAATATTCTTGCTACTGTGGAAGGTAAGCGCAGCAGGCCAGATCGCGCTTATTTTGCGGGCACAGGGAAGGTGCAGGAAATTGCTGAAATTGTTCGCGCACATGAAGCGGAATTGGTGATTTTTAATCATCAGCTTTCTCCCTCGCAAGAGCGTAATTTAGAGAAAGTATTGCAGTGTCGTGTGGTTGATCGCACGACCTTGATTTTAGATATTTTTGCCCAGCGCGCTCGTACGGCTGAGGGCAAGTTGCAGGTGGAGTTAGCGCAGCTGTCGCATATTTCCACACGGCTTATTCGTGGCTGGACTCACCTTGAAAGGCAGAAAGGCGGGATTGGTATGCGCGGGCCGGGTGAATCTCAGCTGGAAACCGACCGCCGCTTGCTGGGGACTCGGGTTAAGCGTTTAAAAGATCAACTGGCAACGGTGCAAAAGCAGCGAGCGACTCAACGCCGTTCACGTGAGCGCAATCGGCAATTTAGTGTTGCGATTGTGGGCTATACCAATGCAGGCAAATCATCCTTATTTAATGCATTAACTAAATCGAAAATTTATGTTGCAGATCAATTGTTTGCAACATTAGATACCACGTCAAGGAAACTATATCTTGATCCGGAAAACTCGATTGTATTGTCAGATACGGTGGGATTTATTCGCCAATTGCCGCATACTTTAGTGGCTGCATTTCATGCTACTTTAGAAGAAACGATTCAAGCCGATTTGCTTTTACATGTAGTGGATATCAATCACCCATTGCGTGATATGCAAATAATTGAGGTGAATAAGGTATTAAGTGAGATTGGTGCGGAACGTATTCCACAATTAATGGTCAATAATAAAATTGATCTGCGCGATATGCCTGCAAGTGTTGATCACGATGAGTATGGTAGAATTTGCGCTGTGCGTTTGAGTGCAACCCAAGGTATTGGTCTGGATGCACTTCGCGCCGCGCTGCTTGAGGCTTTAAGCCATCCACTAAAAACAGCTGAGTTAACTAATGAGTCAAAATGA
- the hflC gene encoding protease modulator HflC — MNRILPTLALVLLALFVFSTSFFTVDQRQYAVVFQFSEAVRVIKNPGINFKVPLLQEVRYFDKRILTIDEETPARIQTIEKMNVKVDSFIKWKIVDVEKYYKAVGVDQRKAVERLRNTVNNMLRDEFGKRTVQDVISGKRDEVMDTVRKVADSDAARIGVQVIDVRIKRVELEDATLNSVYERMQSERKAVANQMRAEGSAEAEKIKADADRQREVTLANAYNKAQQIKGEGDAKAAAIYGEAYGRNPEFYAFYKSMDAYKQSFAKKSDVMVVDPSSEFFKYMKNPKAK, encoded by the coding sequence ATGAATCGAATCCTTCCTACTTTAGCCTTGGTGTTATTGGCTTTGTTTGTTTTTTCAACATCGTTTTTTACTGTAGATCAGCGCCAATACGCGGTGGTTTTCCAGTTTTCTGAAGCGGTGCGTGTGATTAAAAATCCGGGCATTAACTTTAAAGTGCCTTTGCTACAAGAAGTTCGCTACTTTGATAAGCGTATTTTAACGATTGATGAAGAAACGCCTGCGCGTATCCAAACGATTGAAAAAATGAACGTTAAGGTTGATAGCTTTATTAAGTGGAAAATCGTCGATGTAGAGAAATACTACAAGGCCGTGGGTGTGGACCAACGTAAGGCGGTAGAGCGTTTACGTAATACGGTAAACAATATGCTGCGTGATGAGTTTGGTAAGCGCACAGTGCAAGACGTGATTTCAGGCAAGCGCGATGAAGTGATGGATACGGTACGTAAAGTGGCCGATTCTGATGCGGCACGGATTGGTGTGCAAGTGATTGATGTGCGGATCAAGCGCGTTGAGCTGGAAGACGCTACGCTCAATTCTGTGTACGAGCGTATGCAGTCCGAACGTAAAGCTGTGGCCAACCAAATGCGTGCTGAAGGCTCGGCCGAAGCTGAAAAAATTAAAGCCGATGCAGATCGTCAGCGCGAAGTCACTTTGGCAAATGCTTATAATAAAGCTCAGCAAATTAAGGGTGAGGGCGATGCAAAAGCCGCTGCCATTTATGGCGAAGCGTATGGCCGCAACCCAGAGTTCTATGCTTTCTATAAGAGTATGGATGCCTATAAGCAAAGCTTTGCTAAGAAGAGCGATGTGATGGTGGTTGATCCTAGCTCGGAATTCTTTAAATACATGAAGAACCCGAAAGCGAAGTGA
- the hisS gene encoding histidine--tRNA ligase, producing MSNQIQGIRGMNDVLPDASPVWLYFEQVTRDWLAAYGYKNIRMPIVESTHLFIRGVGEHTDIVEKEMYSFEDKLNGEKLTLRPEGTAGCVRACIEHGLLYNQTQRLWYMGQMYRHERPQKGRYRQFHQIGVEAFGMATPDVDAEIVLMLADLWQRLGLKNVSLEINSLGDKEERAAHRDALIAYLEQFVDILDEDGKRRLYTNPLRVLDTKNPALQEMAENAPKLSDFLGEESSQHFEGLKALLDVAGITYKVNSRLVRGLDYYNRTVFEWVTSDLGSQGTIAGGGRYDTLVEMLGGKPCPAVGFGLGIERILLLIEAQALAVPLAAPDAYIVHLGDAAGRLAFATAQQLRAKGLKVVLHCGGGSFKSQFKKADASQARFAVVIGEAEAETQSANLKTLNGEGAGEQRTVALAELAMMISNAYEGK from the coding sequence ATGTCTAATCAAATTCAAGGTATCCGCGGCATGAACGATGTTCTGCCCGATGCGTCACCTGTCTGGCTCTATTTTGAGCAGGTAACCCGCGACTGGCTGGCCGCTTACGGCTATAAAAATATTCGTATGCCGATTGTAGAATCGACCCATCTGTTTATTCGTGGTGTTGGGGAACACACCGATATTGTAGAAAAGGAAATGTATTCCTTTGAAGACAAGCTCAATGGTGAAAAGTTGACCTTGCGCCCTGAAGGCACGGCAGGCTGCGTGCGTGCCTGCATTGAGCATGGCCTGCTTTACAATCAAACCCAGCGTCTTTGGTATATGGGGCAGATGTACCGTCACGAGCGTCCGCAAAAGGGGCGCTATCGCCAGTTTCACCAAATTGGTGTTGAGGCGTTTGGTATGGCAACGCCCGATGTGGATGCGGAAATCGTCTTGATGCTGGCCGATCTATGGCAGCGTTTGGGCTTAAAAAATGTCAGCTTAGAAATTAACTCTCTAGGCGATAAGGAAGAGCGTGCCGCGCATCGTGATGCACTTATTGCCTACTTAGAGCAGTTTGTTGATATTTTGGATGAGGATGGCAAGCGTCGTCTTTATACCAATCCATTACGCGTTCTGGATACTAAAAATCCAGCCTTGCAAGAAATGGCTGAAAATGCACCTAAATTGAGCGATTTTCTGGGTGAAGAATCCAGCCAGCATTTCGAAGGCTTGAAGGCTTTACTTGATGTAGCCGGGATTACTTATAAAGTGAATTCGCGTCTGGTGCGTGGCTTGGATTATTACAACCGCACGGTGTTTGAGTGGGTGACCAGCGATCTGGGTTCGCAAGGCACGATTGCGGGCGGTGGTCGTTATGACACTCTGGTGGAGATGCTTGGCGGCAAGCCTTGCCCTGCAGTTGGTTTTGGTCTGGGCATTGAACGTATTTTACTGCTGATTGAAGCACAGGCGCTTGCTGTGCCACTTGCCGCACCTGATGCGTATATTGTTCATCTTGGCGATGCCGCTGGGCGCCTGGCTTTTGCCACGGCTCAGCAACTGCGCGCTAAGGGTCTGAAAGTGGTTTTACACTGTGGTGGTGGTAGCTTTAAATCTCAGTTTAAAAAAGCCGATGCCAGTCAGGCGCGGTTTGCGGTGGTGATTGGCGAGGCAGAAGCAGAAACGCAATCTGCAAACCTTAAAACACTCAATGGTGAAGGCGCGGGTGAACAACGCACGGTTGCCTTGGCTGAACTTGCAATGATGATTTCCAACGCTTACGAAGGGAAGTAA
- the pilW gene encoding type IV pilus biogenesis/stability protein PilW, whose product MMAVLFSTPLAGAAEGEEDRASLRTQLGAEYLKRGQYAVAIEEVNKALAVNSSYAPAHNIMALIHAELGEEEAARQSFLRAVQLSPNDADINHNYGWYLCQKGQYQEGIQFLLATQKNALYSTPDKSLLAAGQCALKSGDEASARTYFERALRIRPDNLAARAKLVEYGMRNKDTGLAKRYYAELQRLAPASAELLWLGIQLEHQIGNKESENKLAEQLRKKFPDSQEMARLLSGSYD is encoded by the coding sequence ATGATGGCAGTCTTATTTTCTACTCCCTTAGCAGGTGCTGCAGAAGGGGAGGAAGACAGGGCCTCTTTGCGAACGCAATTGGGTGCTGAGTATTTAAAGCGCGGGCAATATGCGGTAGCGATTGAAGAAGTGAATAAAGCCCTTGCTGTGAATTCCTCTTATGCACCCGCGCATAATATTATGGCCTTGATTCATGCTGAGTTAGGCGAGGAAGAAGCCGCCAGGCAGTCATTTTTACGTGCCGTGCAGTTGTCCCCGAATGATGCAGATATCAATCATAACTATGGCTGGTATCTGTGCCAGAAAGGGCAGTATCAGGAAGGTATTCAATTCCTATTAGCCACGCAAAAAAATGCGCTTTATAGTACGCCCGATAAATCACTATTAGCCGCAGGGCAATGCGCATTAAAAAGTGGTGATGAAGCCAGTGCCCGCACTTATTTTGAACGGGCCTTGCGTATTCGACCGGATAATTTAGCGGCAAGGGCAAAGCTGGTTGAGTACGGTATGCGTAATAAAGATACGGGCTTGGCTAAACGTTATTACGCAGAATTGCAGCGATTAGCGCCTGCGAGTGCCGAGTTACTTTGGTTAGGCATTCAGTTAGAGCACCAGATTGGCAATAAAGAGTCAGAAAACAAGCTGGCAGAGCAATTACGCAAGAAATTCCCCGATTCGCAAGAAATGGCCCGCTTATTAAGCGGTTCGTATGATTGA
- a CDS encoding RodZ domain-containing protein — MTEIIDSSSEPQNAVLSAGATLKARRIELGYTLDKVSAQLKLTPRQIDAIENERFDELPGNTFVRGFVRNYARFLDLPMAPLLAHLESCLPQERQQAALPRVNEDASVLLGSGGGRTNSILLAFVVLVAFAAGVGGVVWYLQQPAQPELVASSTTTLPQVVVLEAASEAAVAENHASAVPAEVASVASAASVVAAKPIAASVPVLKASEVAAVLPSQGELSISVLQDSWVQVQDATGAKLVSELLKPGMAKSVAGVAPYRLKIGNAPQTKLVFRNQIVDLTTYTRGYVATFELK; from the coding sequence ATGACCGAAATAATTGATTCCTCTTCAGAGCCGCAAAATGCTGTTTTATCTGCGGGTGCAACGTTAAAAGCGCGTCGGATAGAGCTGGGCTATACGCTCGACAAGGTGTCGGCTCAGTTGAAACTTACGCCACGCCAAATTGATGCGATCGAAAATGAGCGCTTTGATGAATTGCCCGGCAATACGTTCGTGCGCGGATTTGTTCGTAATTATGCTCGCTTCCTCGATTTGCCAATGGCTCCCTTACTGGCGCATTTGGAATCGTGCTTGCCGCAAGAGCGGCAGCAGGCTGCTCTACCCCGTGTGAATGAAGATGCTTCTGTGCTGCTGGGGTCAGGGGGGGGGAGGACAAATTCAATTTTATTGGCCTTTGTGGTACTGGTGGCTTTTGCTGCAGGTGTGGGTGGCGTGGTTTGGTATTTGCAACAACCGGCTCAGCCCGAATTAGTAGCTTCATCAACCACAACGCTTCCGCAGGTGGTGGTGCTTGAGGCGGCAAGTGAAGCGGCAGTGGCAGAGAATCATGCCAGTGCCGTGCCTGCCGAGGTCGCTAGCGTGGCAAGTGCAGCAAGTGTTGTGGCCGCAAAGCCTATTGCAGCGAGTGTGCCTGTACTTAAAGCGAGTGAAGTTGCGGCAGTGCTGCCTTCGCAGGGTGAACTGAGTATTTCTGTGCTGCAAGATTCCTGGGTGCAGGTGCAAGACGCAACCGGTGCAAAATTAGTGAGCGAATTGCTCAAGCCCGGCATGGCTAAAAGTGTGGCTGGTGTTGCGCCTTATCGCTTGAAAATTGGTAATGCCCCCCAGACCAAGCTTGTTTTCCGTAATCAAATCGTGGATTTGACCACTTACACCCGCGGCTATGTAGCCACTTTCGAGCTGAAGTAG
- the ispG gene encoding flavodoxin-dependent (E)-4-hydroxy-3-methylbut-2-enyl-diphosphate synthase, with product MTTISIPRRKTRQVQVGNVWVGSDHPVVVQSMTNTDTADAAATTQQVYELWKAGSELVRITVNSPEAAAQVATIRANLDAMGCDVPLVGDFHFNGDRLLRDYPECAQALAKYRINPGNVGKGSKRDEKYAFMIEQAIKYKKPVRIGVNWGSLDQAVVVKLMDANAKLAQPLPADAVMREALIVSALESADQAISWGLDPNQILLSCKVSHVQDLISVYRSLAARCDYPLHLGLTEAGMGSKGIVASTAALSVLLQEGIGDTIRISLTPEPGGDRRTEIIVAQEILQTMGLRSFTPLVTACPGCGRTSSTVFQELASSIQSFLREQMPIWRLQYPGVADMTVAVMGCVVNGPGESKLADVGISLPGTGEIPVCPVYVDGEKTVTLKGDQISESFQAIVLDYVQTRYGEGGIKRQEVRPKVIALKVI from the coding sequence ATGACAACCATTTCAATTCCCCGCCGCAAAACACGCCAGGTTCAGGTTGGCAATGTATGGGTGGGCAGCGATCACCCCGTGGTGGTGCAGTCCATGACCAATACCGATACGGCGGATGCCGCCGCTACCACGCAGCAGGTGTATGAGCTGTGGAAAGCAGGCTCTGAGCTGGTTCGTATTACCGTAAATAGCCCGGAAGCGGCTGCGCAAGTGGCAACGATTCGCGCAAACTTGGATGCGATGGGTTGCGATGTACCTTTGGTGGGCGATTTTCACTTTAATGGTGATCGCTTGCTGAGAGATTACCCGGAGTGCGCGCAGGCTCTGGCTAAATATCGCATTAACCCGGGCAATGTGGGTAAGGGTAGTAAGCGTGATGAAAAATACGCGTTTATGATTGAGCAGGCGATTAAGTACAAAAAGCCAGTACGGATCGGGGTGAACTGGGGCTCACTTGATCAAGCCGTTGTAGTCAAGCTGATGGATGCGAATGCCAAGCTTGCACAGCCTTTGCCTGCTGATGCGGTCATGCGTGAAGCGTTGATTGTTTCGGCGTTGGAATCGGCTGATCAGGCTATTAGCTGGGGCTTAGACCCGAATCAAATTTTACTTTCTTGTAAAGTATCGCATGTGCAAGATCTGATCTCGGTTTACCGATCCTTGGCTGCACGTTGCGATTACCCTCTGCATTTGGGCTTGACCGAAGCGGGTATGGGATCGAAAGGAATTGTGGCTTCAACAGCGGCATTGTCCGTGCTTCTGCAAGAAGGGATTGGCGACACGATTCGTATTTCGCTGACGCCGGAGCCGGGCGGGGATCGTCGTACTGAAATTATTGTGGCGCAAGAAATTCTACAAACGATGGGTTTACGCTCATTTACGCCTTTAGTAACCGCATGCCCTGGCTGTGGCCGTACTTCTTCAACGGTGTTTCAGGAATTAGCATCCAGCATTCAATCGTTTCTGCGAGAGCAAATGCCTATTTGGCGTTTGCAATATCCGGGCGTGGCCGACATGACTGTTGCGGTCATGGGCTGTGTGGTGAATGGCCCTGGTGAATCCAAATTAGCTGATGTCGGGATTTCTCTGCCGGGTACTGGCGAGATTCCTGTTTGCCCGGTCTATGTGGACGGCGAAAAAACCGTTACCCTGAAAGGCGATCAAATCAGTGAGTCTTTCCAGGCCATTGTGCTGGATTATGTGCAGACCCGTTATGGCGAAGGCGGCATCAAGCGCCAGGAAGTGCGCCCTAAGGTGATTGCGCTGAAAGTAATCTAG
- the bamB gene encoding outer membrane protein assembly factor BamB codes for MQDLYRLAIAVSLLGLSACSTVSNAPEPSPLPQISQSLPVSSQWRASVGDKTLFRFVPAVDGELVVVAGSPDKLQALDALSGQSRWQIKTEQAIAGGVGLGADVIAVGSIKGVVLAYDRAGKFLWRAQASSEIMAPPAVNKGVVVVKTGDGRVSAYAAADGKQLWQYQKQLPSLILRNYAAVTISGNVVYAGLSGGRLVALSLQDGRVLWDSPVAIPRGATELERVTDVVAPPVVDGRLVCAVAYQGRIACFDASTGSAAWTRELSSWSGLAMDYRYVYAADAAGNVSAFERESGRSVWRQDKLAARSVTAPAVLGKYLVVADFAGYTHFLNTEDGSFVAQLATDGARIAVSPLVVGEHLLVQTLSGNVFSIGLSK; via the coding sequence ATGCAAGATCTTTATCGCTTAGCTATTGCAGTGTCTTTATTGGGTTTATCTGCGTGCAGTACCGTCAGCAATGCACCAGAACCATCGCCTTTGCCGCAGATATCACAAAGCTTGCCGGTTTCCAGTCAATGGCGTGCCTCGGTAGGGGATAAAACCTTATTCCGTTTTGTGCCTGCGGTGGATGGTGAGTTGGTGGTGGTGGCAGGCTCGCCTGATAAACTACAGGCTTTGGATGCGTTGAGCGGTCAAAGCCGCTGGCAAATCAAAACAGAGCAAGCAATTGCAGGCGGTGTGGGTTTGGGCGCTGATGTGATTGCGGTGGGCTCAATTAAAGGTGTGGTGCTGGCATATGACCGCGCAGGTAAGTTTCTTTGGCGTGCGCAGGCATCCAGTGAAATTATGGCACCTCCTGCAGTAAACAAAGGGGTTGTCGTGGTTAAAACCGGCGATGGCCGTGTGAGTGCCTATGCCGCTGCGGATGGTAAACAGCTGTGGCAATATCAAAAGCAATTGCCTTCTTTGATTTTACGTAATTATGCAGCGGTCACTATTTCTGGCAATGTGGTTTATGCTGGTTTGTCGGGAGGGCGTTTAGTCGCACTCTCCTTGCAAGATGGCCGTGTGCTGTGGGATAGCCCCGTGGCGATTCCTCGTGGAGCCACCGAGCTTGAGCGGGTCACTGATGTGGTTGCGCCTCCTGTGGTTGATGGGCGCTTAGTATGTGCTGTTGCTTATCAGGGCCGTATTGCCTGCTTTGATGCAAGTACAGGGTCGGCAGCTTGGACTCGTGAATTATCGAGTTGGTCTGGTTTGGCGATGGATTATCGCTATGTTTATGCGGCAGATGCAGCGGGTAATGTGAGCGCCTTTGAGCGTGAAAGTGGCCGCAGTGTTTGGCGTCAGGATAAACTGGCCGCTCGCTCGGTGACCGCTCCGGCGGTGCTGGGTAAGTATCTGGTGGTGGCTGATTTTGCAGGCTACACCCATTTTTTAAATACAGAAGACGGCAGTTTTGTCGCACAGCTGGCTACAGATGGTGCGCGCATCGCGGTGAGTCCTTTAGTGGTTGGAGAGCATTTGCTGGTGCAAACGCTATCCGGCAATGTTTTTTCAATAGGCTTAAGTAAATAA